In Leucobacter insecticola, one DNA window encodes the following:
- a CDS encoding DUF1761 domain-containing protein, translating to MIPEINYWAVLLATLSTMLVGTVWYTPKVFGKTWMRLAKVDPSGKSAVGPILVTVIVSFISAWVLAGASWIAFEFYGGSFLVGTLLTGVILWAGFTASRFITHDAFEGRPAALTIMNIAHELVTVLVMAVIIGVWPPAV from the coding sequence ATGATTCCTGAAATTAACTATTGGGCGGTGCTGCTCGCGACACTCTCGACGATGCTCGTCGGTACAGTCTGGTACACGCCAAAGGTGTTCGGAAAAACCTGGATGCGGCTCGCGAAGGTCGATCCGAGCGGCAAATCAGCGGTGGGGCCGATCCTGGTCACCGTTATTGTGAGCTTCATTTCGGCCTGGGTGCTTGCCGGGGCCAGCTGGATCGCGTTCGAGTTTTACGGCGGATCCTTCCTCGTCGGCACTCTGCTCACCGGAGTGATCCTGTGGGCAGGATTCACCGCGTCGCGCTTCATCACCCACGACGCCTTCGAGGGGCGCCCGGCCGCGCTGACCATCATGAATATCGCGCACGAGCTTGTGACGGTGCTGGTGATGGCGGTGATTATCGGGGTCTGGCCGCCCGCGGTGTGA
- the ychF gene encoding redox-regulated ATPase YchF, with protein sequence MALTIGIVGLPNVGKSTLFNALTSNDALAANYPFATIEPNIGVVNLPDPRLNKLAEIFGSERLLPAPVSFVDIAGIVRGASEGEGLGNQFLANIREADAIAQVVRGFTDPDVIHVDGGVNPASDMETINTELILADLQTVEKALPRFEKELKSKKIDASVVTAAQAAQAALNDGKLLSLAGVDIEPIRELGLLTAKPFLYVFNVDEGVLQDQAKLDELAALVAPAKAIFLDAKLESELIELDEADAAELLASIGQEESGLDQLARVGFDTLGLQTYLTAGPKEARAWTIPKGATAPQAAGAIHTDFEKGFIKGEIISFEDLVECGSVAEARAKGKARMEGKEYVMQDGDVCEWRFNV encoded by the coding sequence GTGGCTCTAACAATAGGTATCGTAGGTCTCCCCAACGTAGGTAAGTCGACGCTGTTCAACGCGTTGACCTCAAACGACGCGCTCGCGGCGAACTATCCGTTCGCGACGATTGAGCCGAACATTGGGGTGGTGAACCTTCCCGACCCGCGGCTGAACAAGCTTGCTGAGATTTTCGGATCCGAGCGGCTGTTGCCGGCGCCCGTCAGCTTCGTTGACATCGCGGGAATTGTGCGCGGTGCGAGTGAGGGGGAGGGTCTCGGTAACCAGTTCCTCGCGAACATCCGCGAGGCTGACGCGATCGCGCAGGTCGTGCGCGGCTTCACCGATCCCGACGTGATCCACGTCGACGGCGGTGTGAACCCCGCAAGCGACATGGAGACGATCAACACCGAGCTGATTCTCGCCGACCTGCAGACCGTCGAGAAGGCGCTGCCGCGGTTCGAGAAGGAACTGAAGTCGAAGAAGATCGACGCGAGCGTGGTGACGGCCGCGCAGGCCGCGCAGGCAGCACTCAACGACGGCAAGCTGCTGTCGCTTGCGGGCGTCGATATCGAGCCGATTCGCGAGCTCGGCTTGCTCACCGCAAAGCCGTTCCTGTACGTCTTCAACGTTGATGAGGGAGTGCTGCAGGATCAGGCGAAGCTCGACGAGCTCGCTGCTCTGGTTGCCCCGGCGAAGGCGATCTTCCTGGACGCAAAGCTCGAGAGCGAATTGATTGAGCTCGACGAGGCCGACGCCGCCGAGTTGCTGGCCTCCATTGGTCAAGAGGAAAGCGGCCTGGATCAGCTCGCTCGTGTCGGCTTTGACACGCTCGGCCTGCAGACGTACCTCACCGCCGGGCCGAAGGAAGCGCGCGCGTGGACGATCCCGAAGGGCGCGACTGCCCCGCAGGCCGCCGGCGCGATCCACACCGACTTTGAAAAGGGCTTCATTAAGGGCGAGATCATCTCCTTCGAGGATCTGGTCGAGTGCGGTTCGGTTGCCGAGGCGCGTGCCAAGGGCAAGGCTCGCATGGAGGGCAAAGAGTACGTCATGCAGGACGGCGACGTGTGCGAGTGGCGCTTCAACGTCTAG
- a CDS encoding 3'-5' exonuclease, translating to MPVDFTALDFETANSHPSSACSVGLVRVRGGIVVDRAYWLISPPTAHAQFLPFNIKIHGITPEMVADALSWEEQLGDLTSFIGDDIAVAHNASFDMGVIKAACAETVTPTPRLKYLCSVQVSRKTYEIPSHRLPLAAEAAGFGEFAHHDALADAEACAAIISDAARRHEVQDLLSLAKKTGLRVQQLKAIPLKL from the coding sequence GTGCCCGTCGACTTCACCGCTCTGGATTTTGAGACCGCCAACAGCCACCCGTCTTCTGCTTGCTCGGTGGGGCTGGTGCGCGTTCGCGGCGGGATCGTGGTGGATCGCGCATATTGGCTCATCAGCCCGCCTACCGCGCACGCCCAGTTCTTGCCGTTCAATATTAAGATTCACGGCATCACACCGGAGATGGTCGCGGATGCGCTGAGCTGGGAGGAGCAACTCGGCGATCTGACGTCGTTCATCGGTGACGATATCGCCGTCGCGCACAATGCGAGTTTCGACATGGGCGTGATCAAGGCCGCCTGCGCTGAGACCGTCACCCCCACGCCGCGTCTCAAATATCTGTGCAGCGTGCAGGTGTCACGAAAAACCTATGAGATCCCCTCGCATCGCCTCCCGCTGGCTGCGGAAGCCGCGGGCTTTGGCGAGTTTGCACACCACGATGCGCTCGCTGATGCTGAGGCGTGCGCCGCGATCATCAGCGATGCCGCCCGCAGGCATGAGGTTCAAGATTTGCTATCGCTTGCCAAGAAGACTGGGCTGCGCGTGCAGCAGCTGAAGGCGATACCGCTGAAGTTGTAA